TTCTGGCCGAGCTTGCGGTCAAGGAAGGGCAGGTTGTCGAGAAGGGCGATGTGCTGGCGCGGTTGCGGGCGACGCAATTTCAAAGCTCGGTCGATGATCTGGTGGACCAGATCGTGGCGCTTGATATTCGCCGCTCGCGGCTTGAGGCAGAGCTTGCCGGGCGGACGGAGCTTTCTGTGCTGCCGCAGCTGGCGGCGCGCAGCCCCGGTATCGTTGCCTCGGAGCGTGCCCTTTTGGTGGCGCGGCAGAGCGATTTCAATTCGCGCAAGGCCGGGGCCAAGCGGGTGCTGGATCAGGCGAGCAAGGAGCGGGCGATGCTGGAGGATTTGCTGAGCCGCAAGATCGTTGCATTGCTTGAGGTGACGCGGGCGCGCAAGGCAGAGGCGGATGCGCGGATCCGGTTTGACGAGATCGTCACGCAGACCGAGCTCGACCGGGCGCAGGAATATTCCGATACGCTCAAAGAGTTGGCGACGCTGAAACAAGCGCTGAAGGCGTCGCAGGATCAGCTGACGCGCACGGTGCTGACCAGCCCGATGCGCGGGATCGTTAACGGTTTGAGCGTGACGACAATTGGCGGGGTTGTACGGCCCGGCGAAGAGATTTTGCAGATCATCCCGTTGGACGAGGAGTTGTTCGTCGAGGCGCGGGTCAAGCCAGAAAACATCGCCGGAGTGCGGCGCGGGCAAGAGGCCACGATTAAGCTAAGCGCCTATGACTACACGATTTATGGCTCTTTGAAGGGGTCGGTCGACGTGATCTCGGCGGATACATTTAAGGATGAGCGCGCCCGTGACCCGGATGCCTCGGCGCATTATAAGGTGACGTTGAGGGTTGATCGCGAGCGTCTGACGGAGCGGCAGGCGAAAATCGCCATTCGCCCGGGGATGCAGGCCGAGGTGGAATTGCACACGGGGTCGAAAACTGTGCTGCAATATCTGCTGAAACCGCTCTATAAGTCGCGCGAAGCATTTCGCGAACCATAAGGAAGTCTCTGATGAACTGTGCATTTTGCGGGGCCGATGGCGCCACCCCGGTTGTAGTTTTGCCGAAAGATGACACGGTCCTGCTTTGCCCGACCTGTCAGGATGGCGTCGAAAACGGTGCCGAAGACGCGCCGCATTGGCAATGCCTGAACGACGCGATCTGGAGCGAGGATGCGGCGGTCAAGGTGCTGGCCTACCGGATGCTCAAATCACTGCAGGCGCCATGGGCGAACGATGTGCTCGATATCGCCTATCTCACCGATGAAGAACGCGACTGGGCTGAAGCAATGCCCGATGCCACGTCCGCGGGTGTGGAACACCGCGATTCCAACGGTGCGCTTTTGGTACAGGGGGACAACGTGGTGTTGATCAAGGATTTGCCTGTCAAGGGGGCCGGTTTTACGGCCAAGCGCGGCACGGCTGTGCGCGGAATTTCCTTGGTGGCGGATAATGCCGAGCATATCGAGGGCCGCGTTGAGGGGCAGCGCATCGTGATTTTAACCAAGTTCGTCAAGAAAAGCTGAGCCACGCCCCCCAAATACCGCTCCCGCCCACCCACCCCGCGGGATTTGGGGGGCGGGTGCGCCAAATCTCATGCGGTTGCATTGCTGGCAGATGTCCGAATTGGGTATTTGCGTCAAGAAAGAGGGCCGGAGGGCTCTGGTTTCTTTAATGGCAAAAATACCCATTTGTTGGGTAGGTTTGAGCGCTACGCATGAAATGGCATCGCGCGTTGGGCGATCTGTCTGGGCCGAGCGAAGCGAGGCCCCCCCCCGCGACGCACGAAGTGCGGCGCAATCCCTTGAGCCAGCCGACGCGCGACGTGCGGCGCAACCCCTTGAGCCAGCCGATGAACGACATGCGGCGCAACCCAATTGCCTCACCCAATTCAGGAGGCGAGGTTTTCTAACCGCGCTTCAGCTTTCAAGCCAGAGCGTGACGGGGCCATCATTGGTGAGGCTGACTTGCATATTGGCGTCGAATTCTCCGGTTTCGGTTTTGATACCGAGGTTCGACATATGATCTGCGAAATGGGAGTAGAGCGCTTCGCCCTCTGCCGGTGGTGCCGCGTTTGAGAAGCCGGGGCGATTGCCGCGTGATGTGTCGGCGGCGAGGGTGAATTGTGAGATCACCAGAACAGAGCCGCCCGTATCAAGCAGGGAGCGGTTCATTTTGCCGCCGTCATCCGCAAAGATGCGCAGTTTCGAGATTTTCGTCGCGAGGTGTTCTGCCTGGGCGGGGGTATCGCCCTGCATGGCGCAGACGAGGATCAGCAGGCCGGGGCCTGTTTCGCCGATGAGGGTGGCGTCTACGTGGACCTTGGCCTCTGTGACACGTTGAATAAGGGCGCGCATGAAACCTTCTTTCTTATGGCTTGATCAAGCCCGTGGAATTGCCCGAGATCACGGCCGCACGCGGGGCAACCGCGTCAGTCGCGCCAGTCGAGGACGGCTTCGAGCGGGGCGCGTTCGGTGCGAAAGCTGTTGACGGGGGCGGAGGGGTCTTCGAACCCGAAGGAGATCGCCGCGAGGATGAGCCGGTTGTCCGGAATGTCGAAAAACTCGTGCACAAAGCGGCCATGTCCGGCGACCGCCGCTTGGGGGACCGAGGCCACGCCGAGGGCTTGGGCCGCGAGGCAGAAGGCCGTTACAAAGCCGCCGCTGTCCATCACGCCATAGGTGCCGAGGTCGGCCTCGGAGGTGATGATCGCCACATGCGGTGCGCCGAAGAGGCGGAAGTTTTCCATCATCTGCGCGCCGGAGGCGGCGCGGTCGCCTTTTTCGATGCCGACGGCGTCATAGAGTTGCCAGCCACAGGTGCGGCGCCGTTCCTGATAGGGGCCGGTGTATTGCTTGGGCCAATCGAGATCGGGCTGTGAGGAATTCGCCGATGCGTGGGCAAAGAGCGCTTCGCGGAAGCGATCGGTTTCGGGGGTGTCTGTCACCAGCACTTGCCAGGGTTGCGCATTGCACCACGACGGCACGCGGCCAGCGGCGGTGATGATCTGTTCGATCGTCGCACGCGGGACCGGGTCGGGGCGATAGGCGCGGCAGGAGTAGCGGGTGCCGAGCAGTTCGAGGAGGTCGTCATAGCCTGTCATGGTGCACTCTTTCCAACATAGGGCTTGGTGTGGGCCGTTTAGCTGGCGAAATCATACCGCCCGCCGCGCTCCAACGCACGTTGATAGGCCGGGCGGGATTGGACCGCGCTGTGCCAGCGGGTCAGCGCTTCGGGCACCGGATTGGGGGGCATGCGGCTGAGCATGGCGTCGACCGGGTAGGACATTTGGATGTCTGCCGCAGTGAAGTGATCACCCGCGAAATAGGCCGTTTCGGAGAGCGTGGCAGCCCAGAGGGAGAGCTGATCCGAGAGGCCCGGATCGGTGACGGTTTTCATCAGCCCGTTCGAGATGCCTTTGCCGATGGGGCGCATGATCCACGGCACGTTTTTCGGGATCATCGAAAAGATCAGCTTGTTCACCAGAAGCGGCATGACCGAGCCTTCGGCGGCGTGCATCCAGTAGCGATAGGCGCGGGCGTCATCGCCGAGCGGGTCGGCGGGCGCGAGGCCGCTGTCGGGGTGGCGCAGGCAGAGCTCTTCTAGGATGGCGCCGCTTTCGGCGAGCACACCGAAGGGGGTTTCAACGATGGGTGACTTGCCAAGCGGGTGCAGCGCCTTGAGCGCGGCCGGGGCGCGCATGTTCTTGCCGCGCGGATAGGTTTTGACGGCGTAGTCGAGGCCCAGTTCCTCGAGCAGCCAGAGCACCCTGTGGGCGCGGGAATTGTCGAGATAATGGACGGTATAGCCGGACATGGGATGCCTTTATTGGTTCTGCGCAACGACATAGCCGATGCCGCCAGCGACGATCAGGCCAAGGATGACGGCGAAGGTGATTTTCCATGCCGACCAAGGGCGTTCACCCTGCACCCGGCCGGTGCGGCCA
This genomic window from Rhodobacteraceae bacterium D3-12 contains:
- a CDS encoding HlyD family efflux transporter periplasmic adaptor subunit: MSAGTTNLAGQLNARLRGPSLTIWLSAATVFLFIFWAAFASVDEIVRSEGEMISSSRPQIIQNLEGGILAELAVKEGQVVEKGDVLARLRATQFQSSVDDLVDQIVALDIRRSRLEAELAGRTELSVLPQLAARSPGIVASERALLVARQSDFNSRKAGAKRVLDQASKERAMLEDLLSRKIVALLEVTRARKAEADARIRFDEIVTQTELDRAQEYSDTLKELATLKQALKASQDQLTRTVLTSPMRGIVNGLSVTTIGGVVRPGEEILQIIPLDEELFVEARVKPENIAGVRRGQEATIKLSAYDYTIYGSLKGSVDVISADTFKDERARDPDASAHYKVTLRVDRERLTERQAKIAIRPGMQAEVELHTGSKTVLQYLLKPLYKSREAFREP
- the dtd gene encoding D-aminoacyl-tRNA deacylase; this encodes MRALIQRVTEAKVHVDATLIGETGPGLLILVCAMQGDTPAQAEHLATKISKLRIFADDGGKMNRSLLDTGGSVLVISQFTLAADTSRGNRPGFSNAAPPAEGEALYSHFADHMSNLGIKTETGEFDANMQVSLTNDGPVTLWLES
- a CDS encoding alkylphosphonate utilization protein, which encodes MNCAFCGADGATPVVVLPKDDTVLLCPTCQDGVENGAEDAPHWQCLNDAIWSEDAAVKVLAYRMLKSLQAPWANDVLDIAYLTDEERDWAEAMPDATSAGVEHRDSNGALLVQGDNVVLIKDLPVKGAGFTAKRGTAVRGISLVADNAEHIEGRVEGQRIVILTKFVKKS
- a CDS encoding nitroreductase gives rise to the protein MTGYDDLLELLGTRYSCRAYRPDPVPRATIEQIITAAGRVPSWCNAQPWQVLVTDTPETDRFREALFAHASANSSQPDLDWPKQYTGPYQERRRTCGWQLYDAVGIEKGDRAASGAQMMENFRLFGAPHVAIITSEADLGTYGVMDSGGFVTAFCLAAQALGVASVPQAAVAGHGRFVHEFFDIPDNRLILAAISFGFEDPSAPVNSFRTERAPLEAVLDWRD
- a CDS encoding glutathione S-transferase, with the protein product MSGYTVHYLDNSRAHRVLWLLEELGLDYAVKTYPRGKNMRAPAALKALHPLGKSPIVETPFGVLAESGAILEELCLRHPDSGLAPADPLGDDARAYRYWMHAAEGSVMPLLVNKLIFSMIPKNVPWIMRPIGKGISNGLMKTVTDPGLSDQLSLWAATLSETAYFAGDHFTAADIQMSYPVDAMLSRMPPNPVPEALTRWHSAVQSRPAYQRALERGGRYDFAS